The DNA window AGCAGAAGGCACATGGTTTGTGGTTCGACCCAGGATTGGTAGTCAACAAGTGTGGCGACTGCAAACCGATTTCTCTGGATTTGAGTCAATGACACCCCAAGCGTGGTTAGATGTCAGCGATCGCCTCGTTAATCGCTATCAACCGCACATTCTCGAAATTGATTTTCAACCTTTTTCGGAAGAATCCACTAGAATCAGTGACCCCAGAAACATTGGTCAAGGTCTAGCCTTTCTGAATCGTTACTTGTGTAATCAACTGTCTAATGACACTCATTATTGGCTAGAGGTGATATTTCAAGCATTATATCGGCTGACTTATGATCAAAAACCGCTGCTAATTAGCGATCGCATTCCCTCCGGTCTTCACCTAGTCAAACAAATTAAGCAAGCCTTAAAATTTCTCAATCAGCAACCCCCAGAAGAACCTTACGCCAATTTTCGTCCTCACCTCCAAGAACTCGGTTTGGAACCAGGGTGGGGTAATACGGCTGGGCGCATATCCGAAACCCTAGAACTGTTAGAACAACTCATTGATAACCCCCAACCCGCTATCTTAGAAGCCTTTGTCGCCCGTGTCCCCGCCATTTTCCGCGTCGCCCTCGTTTCCATACACGGTTGGGTTGGTCAACAGGATGTTTTAGGTAGAGATGAAACACTAGGTCAAGTAATATATGTCCTCGAACAAGCCCGCAGTTTAGAAAATAAACTCCAAGCAGAAATCAAACTTGCGGGACTTGACTTATTAGGGATTCAACCTCATGTAATTATCCTCACCAGACTCATTCCTAACTGCAAAGGCACAGAATGTAATTTGCGGTTAGAAAAAATCCACGATACTGAAAATGCTTGGATATTACGCGTTCCCTTTGGCGAATTTAATTCTGATATTACCAACAATTGGATTTCTAAATATGAGATTTGGCCTTATTTAGAAACATTTGCCCAAGATGCCGAGAAAGAACTATTAACTCAATTCCAAGGTTGTCCAAATCTGATTGTGGGCAACTATAGCGACGGTAACTTAGTCGCCTCTCTCATTTCCCGCAGCCTAAAAGTTACCCAGTGCAATATTGCCCATTCTTTAGAAAAACCTAAGCACTTATTTAGTAATTTATATTGGCAAAATCTAGAAGAAATTTATCACTTTTCTGCACAATTTACCGCCGATTTAATTAGCATGAATGCGGCTGATTTTATCATCACTTCATCCTACCAAGAAATTGTCGGCACACCAGACACAATCGGTCAATATGAGTCATACAAATGTTTTACCATGCCGGATCTATATCATGTGATTAATGGGATTGATTTGTTCAGTCCTAAATTCAACATGGTTCCGCCAGGAGTCAGTGAAAACATCTTTTTCCCTTATCACCAAAAAGACAGGCGAGATCCCGAATTTACTACCCAAGTACAGGATTTACTTTTTACTCGTGAACATTCCCAAATCCTCGGTCACTTAGATAACCCTAACAAGCGCCCAATCCTTACTGTTGCCCCCATCACCTCAGTAAAAAATCTCGCGGGATTGGCGGAATGTTTTGCTAAAAATCGGGCATTACAAGAACGTTGTAACCTGATTATTATTACGAGTAAACTGTATCCAAATGAAGCCACCAATTCAAAAGA is part of the Nodularia sp. LEGE 06071 genome and encodes:
- a CDS encoding sucrose synthase, giving the protein MHELCETVLNSEEKITLRQFILELSATDKRYFLRNEILHNFADFCHQYQKPTYFYYSSSIGRLIHNTHEMILEAEGTWFVVRPRIGSQQVWRLQTDFSGFESMTPQAWLDVSDRLVNRYQPHILEIDFQPFSEESTRISDPRNIGQGLAFLNRYLCNQLSNDTHYWLEVIFQALYRLTYDQKPLLISDRIPSGLHLVKQIKQALKFLNQQPPEEPYANFRPHLQELGLEPGWGNTAGRISETLELLEQLIDNPQPAILEAFVARVPAIFRVALVSIHGWVGQQDVLGRDETLGQVIYVLEQARSLENKLQAEIKLAGLDLLGIQPHVIILTRLIPNCKGTECNLRLEKIHDTENAWILRVPFGEFNSDITNNWISKYEIWPYLETFAQDAEKELLTQFQGCPNLIVGNYSDGNLVASLISRSLKVTQCNIAHSLEKPKHLFSNLYWQNLEEIYHFSAQFTADLISMNAADFIITSSYQEIVGTPDTIGQYESYKCFTMPDLYHVINGIDLFSPKFNMVPPGVSENIFFPYHQKDRRDPEFTTQVQDLLFTREHSQILGHLDNPNKRPILTVAPITSVKNLAGLAECFAKNRALQERCNLIIITSKLYPNEATNSKEVEEIQKLHDIINQYELHGNIRCIGMRLPSPDLGEAYRVIADSQGIYVHFARFESFGRSILEAMVSGLPTFVTKFGGAVEIIEEREDTFHINPTDFKETANQILSFIDECETQPHYWQKVSDSMSQRILNKYNWQLNTSQTLLLAKIFSFWNFAAPENNAAKHRYLETLFHLIFKPRAEKILEEHMQRSLVMQN